The proteins below are encoded in one region of Hordeum vulgare subsp. vulgare chromosome 3H, MorexV3_pseudomolecules_assembly, whole genome shotgun sequence:
- the LOC123444971 gene encoding interactor of constitutive active ROPs 2, chloroplastic-like isoform X2 encodes MQTAKTRNGSVEHPARGSPLGANKTGRPTRLAGLDSGVDAAATKSPTGRSPKVERRTTMSAEREKRRSPMKLSELESQLSQLQDELKKAKEQLHSSENSRKRALQEAEEARAQAAEASAQVRDSQAQLAELSSVEETRIFELRRLSQERDRSWQSELEAMQKQHEADSAALVAAMGEVHRLRVQLAAAARADRKQEAAEALATVDELRTKLTASEEAEAQARALHDECKQQLEASRATIDSLLTDGSKLMDSFSLVVTELEESRAKLKTLEEEVAETTSAKAAAGQRCNCSGSETAELRSALEDVEARFQEEKILSTVETQCAYELMDQIKVEADLRHGKLATALASAKSEVMFLKASLFDRESELRRAQVATKKLQDDARTNSTADELKAQLQGALQENGQLKLELQQYESEKVPVKSEADAAAEAAKKGETEAELRRLRVQAEQWRKAAETAMALLTVGKGGNGKILDRGESLDGGKYAGLYDELDDDAAAARKNGNVLRRISGMWKK; translated from the exons ATGCAGACAGCCAAGACAAG GAATGGCTCCGTGGAGCACCCTGCTCGTGGCTCTCCCCTCGGAGCAAACAAGACGGGGCGGCCGACGAGGCTGGCTGGCCTGGACTCCGGCGTCGACGCGGCGGCGACCAAGTCGCCCACCGGGCGGAGCCCAAAGGTGGAGCGCCGCACCACCATGAGCGCCGAAAGAGAG AAAAGGAGGTCACCCATGAAGCTCTCGGAGCTGGAGTCCCAGCTCTCGCAGCTGCAAGACGAGCTCAAGAAGGCCAAGGAGCAGCTCCATTCCTCCGAGAATTCCAGGAAGCGTGCCCTGCAGGAGGCCGAGGAGGCCAGGGCGCAGGCGGCGGAGGCGTCGGCGCAGGTCCGTGACTCACAGGCGCAGCTCGCCGAGCTCTCCTCGGTCGAGGAGACCCGCATATTCGAGCTCCGCCGGCTGTCCCAGGAGCGCGATCGCTCGTGGCAGTCGGAGCTTGAGGCCATGCAGAAGCAGCACGAGGCGGACTCGGCCGCGCTCGTTGCGGCCATGGGCGAGGTGCACCGCCTCCGTGTGCAGCTCGCCGCGGCTGCCCGCGCCGACCGTAAGCAGGAGGCGGCGGAGGCGCTGGCGACCGTGGACGAGCTCAGGACCAAGCTCACGGCGAGCGAGGAGGCCGAGGCGCAGGCGCGAGCATTGCACGACGAGTGCAAGCAGCAGCTTGAGGCGAGCCGGGCCACCATCGACTCGCTGCTCACCGACGGCTCCAAGCTGATGGATTCATTCAGCCTCGTCGTCACGGAGCTGGAGGAGTCGCGCGCGAAGCTCAAGACGctcgaggaggaggtggcggagacGACGTCGGCAAAGGCCGCCGCCGGCCAGCGCTGCAACTGCTCTGGCTCGGAGACCGCCGAGCTGAGGTCGGCGTTGGAGGACGTGGAGGCCAGGTTCCAGGAAGAGAAGATCCTGAGTACCGTGGAGACGCAGTGCGCGTACGAGCTCATGGACCAGATAAAGGTTGAGGCCGACCTGCGGCATGGCAAGCTTGCCACCGCGCTGGCGAGCGCCAAGTCTGAGGTCATGTTCCTCAAGGCGAGCCTGTTCGACAGGGAGTCCGAGCTGAGGCGCGCCCAGGTCGCGACCAAGAAACTACAGGACGACGCGAGAACGAACAGCACGGCTGACGAGCTGAAAGCGCAGCTGCAAGGCGCGCTGCAGGAGAACGGGCAGCTGAAGCTCGAGCTGCAGCAGTACGAGTCCGAAAAGGTCCCGGTGAAATCGGAGGCCgacgcggcggcggaggcggcaaaGAAGGGGGAGACGGAGGCCGAGCTGAGGCGGCTGAGGGTGCAGGCCGAGCAGTGGCGTAAGGCCGCCGAGACCGCCATGGCGTTGCTCACCGTGGGCAAGGGCGGGAACGGGAAGATCTTGGACCGGGGCGAGTCGCTGGACGGCGGCAAGTACGCGGGCTTGTACGACGAGCTCGACGACGACGCGGCGGCGGCCAGGAAGAACGGTAACGTGCTCCGGAGGATCAGTGGAATGTGGAAGAAATGA
- the LOC123444971 gene encoding interactor of constitutive active ROPs 2, chloroplastic-like isoform X1, protein MHFLRLYSSSTAVRNGSVEHPARGSPLGANKTGRPTRLAGLDSGVDAAATKSPTGRSPKVERRTTMSAEREKRRSPMKLSELESQLSQLQDELKKAKEQLHSSENSRKRALQEAEEARAQAAEASAQVRDSQAQLAELSSVEETRIFELRRLSQERDRSWQSELEAMQKQHEADSAALVAAMGEVHRLRVQLAAAARADRKQEAAEALATVDELRTKLTASEEAEAQARALHDECKQQLEASRATIDSLLTDGSKLMDSFSLVVTELEESRAKLKTLEEEVAETTSAKAAAGQRCNCSGSETAELRSALEDVEARFQEEKILSTVETQCAYELMDQIKVEADLRHGKLATALASAKSEVMFLKASLFDRESELRRAQVATKKLQDDARTNSTADELKAQLQGALQENGQLKLELQQYESEKVPVKSEADAAAEAAKKGETEAELRRLRVQAEQWRKAAETAMALLTVGKGGNGKILDRGESLDGGKYAGLYDELDDDAAAARKNGNVLRRISGMWKK, encoded by the exons ATGCATTTTCTGAGGTTATATTCGAGCAGTACAGCCGTGAG GAATGGCTCCGTGGAGCACCCTGCTCGTGGCTCTCCCCTCGGAGCAAACAAGACGGGGCGGCCGACGAGGCTGGCTGGCCTGGACTCCGGCGTCGACGCGGCGGCGACCAAGTCGCCCACCGGGCGGAGCCCAAAGGTGGAGCGCCGCACCACCATGAGCGCCGAAAGAGAG AAAAGGAGGTCACCCATGAAGCTCTCGGAGCTGGAGTCCCAGCTCTCGCAGCTGCAAGACGAGCTCAAGAAGGCCAAGGAGCAGCTCCATTCCTCCGAGAATTCCAGGAAGCGTGCCCTGCAGGAGGCCGAGGAGGCCAGGGCGCAGGCGGCGGAGGCGTCGGCGCAGGTCCGTGACTCACAGGCGCAGCTCGCCGAGCTCTCCTCGGTCGAGGAGACCCGCATATTCGAGCTCCGCCGGCTGTCCCAGGAGCGCGATCGCTCGTGGCAGTCGGAGCTTGAGGCCATGCAGAAGCAGCACGAGGCGGACTCGGCCGCGCTCGTTGCGGCCATGGGCGAGGTGCACCGCCTCCGTGTGCAGCTCGCCGCGGCTGCCCGCGCCGACCGTAAGCAGGAGGCGGCGGAGGCGCTGGCGACCGTGGACGAGCTCAGGACCAAGCTCACGGCGAGCGAGGAGGCCGAGGCGCAGGCGCGAGCATTGCACGACGAGTGCAAGCAGCAGCTTGAGGCGAGCCGGGCCACCATCGACTCGCTGCTCACCGACGGCTCCAAGCTGATGGATTCATTCAGCCTCGTCGTCACGGAGCTGGAGGAGTCGCGCGCGAAGCTCAAGACGctcgaggaggaggtggcggagacGACGTCGGCAAAGGCCGCCGCCGGCCAGCGCTGCAACTGCTCTGGCTCGGAGACCGCCGAGCTGAGGTCGGCGTTGGAGGACGTGGAGGCCAGGTTCCAGGAAGAGAAGATCCTGAGTACCGTGGAGACGCAGTGCGCGTACGAGCTCATGGACCAGATAAAGGTTGAGGCCGACCTGCGGCATGGCAAGCTTGCCACCGCGCTGGCGAGCGCCAAGTCTGAGGTCATGTTCCTCAAGGCGAGCCTGTTCGACAGGGAGTCCGAGCTGAGGCGCGCCCAGGTCGCGACCAAGAAACTACAGGACGACGCGAGAACGAACAGCACGGCTGACGAGCTGAAAGCGCAGCTGCAAGGCGCGCTGCAGGAGAACGGGCAGCTGAAGCTCGAGCTGCAGCAGTACGAGTCCGAAAAGGTCCCGGTGAAATCGGAGGCCgacgcggcggcggaggcggcaaaGAAGGGGGAGACGGAGGCCGAGCTGAGGCGGCTGAGGGTGCAGGCCGAGCAGTGGCGTAAGGCCGCCGAGACCGCCATGGCGTTGCTCACCGTGGGCAAGGGCGGGAACGGGAAGATCTTGGACCGGGGCGAGTCGCTGGACGGCGGCAAGTACGCGGGCTTGTACGACGAGCTCGACGACGACGCGGCGGCGGCCAGGAAGAACGGTAACGTGCTCCGGAGGATCAGTGGAATGTGGAAGAAATGA